A genome region from bacterium includes the following:
- a CDS encoding beta-L-arabinofuranosidase domain-containing protein gives MRTAGEAKLEAFDYDGVRLLPGRFADQAARTREVYFSVPDDDILKGFRDRAGLPAPGAGMRGWCAETSSCIFGQLLSGMARLSRATGDAPLRNKALALFEGWRKTVPPDGDAGMRPYDWEKLVCGLVDLHAYAGCGDALPVLEESAGWAERTFDRTRHPADTFHFQGDGRRPAIEWYTLPENLYRAYLLGGRSALKTFADLWRYEDYWSRFAERNDPGDVIAVHAYSHVNSLSSAAMAYAVTGDRRYLDVCIHAYEWLQNTQCYATGGYGPDERLMPPDGALGRSLELYAGHAEIPCGSWAAFKLSRYLMSFTGEARFGDWIETLLYNGIGAALPTEPDGRTFYYGDYRLSSGIKQYYWHEWPCCSGTYIQTVADYHNVIYFKDASGLYVNLFVPSEAAWRHGGQRVTVRQETAYPESETSAFTLSMERPAQMGVAFRVPGWSREMRAAVNGVPVAAAARPGTWARIEREWKPGDRITVTIPFALRTSPVDRQHPRRAAILWGPVVLAQDEACCRRPLALEPGTDLRDRLVHEGPVRFRITDTAPERHTRYLQPYYAFPGFWPYWVYFDLDASPLY, from the coding sequence ATGCGGACGGCCGGGGAAGCGAAGCTCGAGGCCTTCGACTACGACGGCGTGCGCCTGCTGCCGGGCCGGTTTGCCGATCAGGCCGCCCGCACGCGCGAGGTCTATTTCTCCGTTCCGGACGACGACATTCTCAAAGGCTTCCGCGACCGCGCCGGGCTGCCGGCGCCGGGCGCCGGCATGCGCGGATGGTGCGCGGAAACCAGTTCGTGCATTTTCGGGCAGCTGCTGAGCGGCATGGCGCGGCTGAGCCGCGCCACGGGCGACGCGCCGCTTCGAAACAAGGCGCTGGCGCTCTTTGAGGGATGGCGCAAGACCGTCCCGCCGGACGGCGACGCGGGCATGCGGCCGTACGACTGGGAGAAGCTTGTCTGCGGACTCGTCGATCTGCACGCGTACGCCGGCTGCGGAGATGCGCTGCCGGTCCTCGAGGAATCGGCGGGGTGGGCGGAGCGGACGTTCGATCGCACGAGGCATCCGGCGGACACCTTCCACTTCCAGGGCGACGGCCGCAGGCCGGCGATCGAGTGGTACACGCTGCCGGAGAATCTCTACCGCGCGTACCTTCTGGGGGGCCGCTCGGCCCTCAAGACCTTTGCCGATCTGTGGCGGTACGAGGACTATTGGAGCCGCTTCGCGGAGCGCAACGATCCGGGCGACGTGATAGCGGTTCACGCGTACAGCCACGTCAATTCGCTCAGCAGCGCCGCGATGGCGTACGCGGTCACCGGAGACCGCCGCTACCTCGACGTCTGCATCCACGCGTACGAGTGGCTTCAGAACACGCAGTGCTATGCCACCGGCGGCTACGGGCCGGACGAGCGGCTCATGCCGCCGGACGGGGCGCTCGGCCGATCGCTCGAGCTGTACGCCGGACACGCCGAGATCCCGTGCGGCTCTTGGGCGGCTTTCAAGCTGTCGCGCTACCTGATGAGCTTCACGGGCGAAGCGCGCTTCGGCGATTGGATCGAGACGCTGCTCTACAACGGGATCGGCGCGGCGCTGCCGACGGAGCCGGACGGCCGCACCTTCTACTACGGCGACTACCGGCTGTCGAGCGGGATCAAGCAGTATTACTGGCACGAATGGCCGTGCTGCTCCGGCACCTACATCCAAACCGTCGCGGATTATCACAACGTGATCTACTTCAAGGATGCCTCCGGACTTTACGTCAACCTCTTCGTGCCGTCGGAGGCCGCGTGGCGGCACGGCGGGCAGCGCGTGACGGTCCGGCAGGAGACGGCGTATCCGGAATCCGAGACGTCGGCCTTTACCCTGTCGATGGAGCGCCCGGCGCAGATGGGCGTGGCGTTCCGAGTCCCGGGCTGGTCACGCGAGATGCGCGCGGCCGTCAACGGCGTGCCGGTGGCGGCCGCGGCCCGGCCCGGAACGTGGGCGCGCATCGAGCGCGAGTGGAAGCCCGGCGACCGGATCACCGTGACGATCCCGTTCGCGCTGCGGACGTCCCCGGTGGACCGGCAGCATCCGCGCCGCGCGGCGATTCTGTGGGGGCCGGTCGTGCTGGCGCAGGACGAGGCGTGCTGCCGGCGTCCGCTGGCGCTCGAACCGGGGACGGATCTTCGCGACCGCCTCGTGCACGAAGGGCCGGTGCGCTTTCGAATTACCGATACCGCGCCGGAGCGCCACACGCGGTATCTCCAGCCCTACTACGCGTTTCCCGGCTTTTGGCCGTACTGGGTCTACTTCGACCTCGACGCGTCTCCGCTGTACTGA